One Glycine soja cultivar W05 chromosome 2, ASM419377v2, whole genome shotgun sequence genomic region harbors:
- the LOC114373875 gene encoding probable steroid-binding protein 3 yields MSLSDIFVNSVPSCRRLSRRGCQLCRESEKQRVTRKVKWFNDQKGVGRVYDVSTGKSFYGPSGPYAMFAVKDASRALAKMSKNDDDISPSLDDLSDKEIGVLNDWENKFQAKYPVVARVLN; encoded by the exons atgtccctcagtgacatttttgtaaatagtg TACCGTCGTGCCGTAGGCTATCCCGCCGTGGTTGCCAGCTGTGTCGTGAGAGTGAGAAGCAGAGGGTAACGAGGAAGGTGAAGTGGTTCAATGACCAGAAGGGAGTGGGTCGCGTCTACGACGTCAGCACTGGAAAATCCTTTTACGGCCCCAGCGGCCCCTACGCCATGTTTGCCGTCAAAGACGCCAGCAGAGCCCTGGCGAAGATGAGCAAGAACGACGATGACATCTCCCCCTCCCTCGACGACCTCTCTGACAAGGAGATCGGTGTTCTCAACGACTGGGAGAACAAATTCCAAGCTAAGTACCCTGTGGTTGCTCGTGTTCTCAATTAA
- the LOC114371321 gene encoding phosphatidylinositol 4-phosphate 5-kinase 5-like: MMGRDSSVMKAWEATVRKTQAVAKKRANSIFGSTYVAHAEEEEDHKEDTNGSEASELYHAEKVLPNGDYYKGEWVDNFPHGMGKYLWTDGCMYVGEWFKGKTMGKGRFTWPNGPTYVGEFKSGYMDGTGTYVASNGDTYKGQWVMNLKHGHGVKNFSNGDKYEGEWRRGMQEGHGRYQWKDGSYVGEWRNGSIWGKGSFVWDDGNRYDGYWEDGLPKGNGTYKWDDGSFYVGNWSKDPTDQSGTYYPRGSSQEANLEWNPQEVFTKLSEYAICPGEKVSILPSQKRLAVWRSTKGGDGAKPRRKSVDGRVSVGLEKPNDRMQLWGGVEGDFSGTKTPTRGGVAVDDELLGLSIDGAISRETQLQTLKAPRKSKRQGETICKGHKNYELMLNLQLGIRHSVGRPAPSASLDLKPSAFDSKEKVWTRFPTEGSKYTPPHPSCEFKWKDYCPVVFRTLRKLFKVDVADYMISICGNDALRELSSPGKSGSFFYLTNDDRYMIKTMKKAEAKALLRMLPAYYNHFRAFENALVTKFYGLHCVKLTGPAQKKVRFMIMGNLFCSEYTIHRRFDLKGSSLGRITIKPESEISETTILKDLDLNFIFRLQKSWFQEFCRQIDRDCELLEQEGIMDYSLLVGIHFKDISENGDLISSRSHTLAGDSESEGTPCISRVDMDQLLLDPTSWASIKLGVNMPARAERTVRRSGCELQLVGEPIGEFYEVVLFFGIIDILQDYDISKKLEHAYKSIQYDPTSISAVDPRQYSRRFRDFIFKIFSEDS, from the exons ATGATGGGCAGAGATAGTAGTGTTATGAAGGCATGGGAGGCAACGGTGAGAAAGACACAAGCGGTGGCCAAGAAGCGCGCAAATAGCATATTTGGGTCAACATATGTGGCccatgcagaagaagaagaagaccatAAGGAAGACACAAATGGAAGCGAGGCATCTGAATTGTACCATGCAGAGAAGGTTCTCCCGAATGGGGATTACTACAAAGGAGAATGGGTAGATAATTTCCCACATGGGATGGGTAAATATTTGTGGACTGATGGGTGCATGTACGTTGGAGAATGGTTCAAAGGAAAAACTATGGGAAAAGGAAGGTTCACTTGGCCCAATGGGCCCACTTATGTAGGGGAATTCAAGAGTGGTTATATGGATGGAACGGGAACATACGTAGCCTCCAATGGGGACACTTATAAGGGGCAGTGGGTCATGAACTTGAAACATGGTCACGGTGTCAAGAATTTTTCCAATGGAGACAAATATGAAGGTGAATGGAGAAGGGGGATGCAAGAAGGGCATGGGAGATATCAATGGAAGGATGGGAGCTATGTTGGTGAGTGGAGGAATGGGAGTATTTGGGGTAAAGGTTCATTTGTTTGGGATGATGGGAATAGGTATGATGGGTATTGGGAAGATGGTTTGCCTAAAGGGAATGGAACTTACAAATGGGATGACGGAAGTTTTTATGTGGGGAATTGGAGCAAGGATCCAACGGATCAAAGTGGAACATACTATCCAAGAGGGTCATCACAGGAGGCTAATCTTGAGTGGAATCCTCAAGAAGTGTTTACTAAGTTGAGTGAGTATGCAATTTGTCCAGGGGAGAAGGTTTCAATTTTACCATCACAAAAGAGGCTTGCAGTGTGGAGGTCTACAAAGGGAGGGGATGGTGCTAAGCCAAGGAGAAAGTCAGTTGATGGGAGGGTAAGCGTAGGGCTAGAGAAGCCAAATGATAGAATGCAATTATGGGGTGGTGTAGAGGGTGATTTTAGTGGTACTAAAACTCCAACTAGAGGGGGGGTTGCTGTAGATGATGAATTGTTAGGTTTAAGCATAGATGGTGCTATTTCAAGAGAGACTCAACTCCAAACCCTGAAAGCACCAAGGAAATCAAAGAGGCAGGGGGAGACCATATGCAAAGGACACAAAAATTATGAGCTCATGCTCAATTTGCAGCTGGGAATTAG ACATTCTGTTGGAAGACCTGCCCCTTCAGCATCACTTGATCTGAAACCTTCAGCTTTTGATTCCAAGGAGAAAGTGTGGACAAGATTTCCCACTGAAGGATCCAAATACACTCCACCACATCCATCATGTGAGTTCAAATGGAAGGACTATTGCCCAGTAGTGTTTAG AACTCTTAGGAAGCTATTCAAGGTGGATGTAGCTGATTACATGATATCTATTTGTGGAAATGACGCCCTTCGCGAACTTTCCTCTCCTGGTAAAAGTGGTAGCTTCTTTTATCTAACTAATGATGATCGCTACATGATCAAGACCATGAAGAAAGCTGAGGCAAAA GCTCTCTTAAGAATGCTTCCAGCTTATTACAATCATTTTCGAGCATTTGAGAATGCCCTAGTGACAAAGTTTTATGGTCTACATTGTGTAAAGTTAACTGGGCCAGCTCAAAAGAAG GTTCGATTTATGATAATGGGTAATCTCTTTTGTTCTGAGTATACCATCCACAGGCGCTTTGATTTGAAGGGTTCTTCACTTGGACGAATAACAATTAAGCCCGAGTCGGAGATTAGTGAAACAACTATCCTTAAAGATCTGGatctaaatttcatatttcGACTACAAAAATCTTGGTTTCAAGAATTTTGCAG GCAAATTGATAGGGACTGTGAGCTTCTGGAACAAGAGGGAATTATGGACTATAGCCTGCTAGTTGGTATTCATTTCAAAGATATATCAGAAAATGGTGATCTTATTTCTTCAAGATCTCATACTCTTGCTG GCGATTCAGAGAGTGAAGGAACTCCCTGTATTTCTAGAGTAGacatggatcaacttcttcTAGATCCTACCAG TTGGGCGAGTATCAAATTGGGGGTGAACATGCCAGCAAGGGCTGAAAGGACGGTGAGGAGAAGTGGTTGTGAATTACAACTTGTAGGAGAACCAATTGGAGAGTTCTATGAGGtggttttgttttttggtaTCATAGACATACTTCAAGACTATGACATCAGCAAGAAGCTTGAGCATGCCTATAAGTCCATTCAATATGACCCAACGTCAATATCTGCCGTTGATCCCAGACAATATTCAAGGCGTTTTCGTGacttcatatttaaaatattttctgaagaCTCTTGA